In Zonotrichia leucophrys gambelii isolate GWCS_2022_RI unplaced genomic scaffold, RI_Zleu_2.0 Scaffold_34_1600103, whole genome shotgun sequence, the genomic stretch gacccccctttctcctccaggGACTACGCCGCCATCGTGTTCTTCGCCAACAGCCGCTTCGAGACGGGCAAGAGGCGCCTGCAGTTCCTGAGCTTCGGGGACTTCGCCGCCTGCGCACAGAGCATGATGGCCCACTGGAGCCAGGGGGCTTTGGGtacccaaaaacaccaaaaacaccccaaaaaaaccaccccaaaaaaccaccccaaaaacccctaaatccCCAGAGCATGATGGCCCACTGGAGCCAGGGGGCTTTGGGTACCCAAAAATGCCCATGACCCCATTGTCCCTGTGACCCCATGACCCCGGTGACCCTgctgaccctgtccctgtgaccTCATGACCCCGCTGACCAtgatgtccccactgtgtccccacagcccctgaagCAGCCGATCCCGACGGGGACCTGCCCAAGTCGTTCCTGCAGGACCTGAAGGAGCTGAAGGTGCTGGTGAGCGACAAGGACCTGCTGGACCAGCACAAGAGGTGACAccggggacggggacagggacgggggacaggggacagggacacccctggggacacccctgggacGGGGATAGGCCTGGGAGGGagacggggacagggacagggacggggacggggatgggaggggacaggacagggacaccctgggatgGGGACTGGGACACCCCTGGAATGGAGGCCccgattttggggggtccctgggtgggGGTCccgattttggggggggtccctgggtgggGGTCccggttttgggggtccccagcccccccaacctctccctcccccagcctggTGTGCTCGGCCCTGCGGGGGAAGATCTCGGTCTACAACGAGCTCGAGGCCAATTTCAAGGTGAATCCCCCCCAAAACGGGGGGTCCTCGGTGGGGGGAGGGGTTCTCAAAGCCCACGGGGGCTGCTGGAAGGGGGAGGGGCTCCTCCAAAatcctgggaccccccaaaatcccggggaCGCCCCCGTGCACGTTTGTGGGGGAGGTtgggtgggaggggagggaattTAGGGGGTCCCCAACGCCCCCGCTGGGTTTCTCCTggctctgggggtccccaattccccccccaggtctgggggtccctgacaccccccgtgcccccccagGCTCTGTCGCGGGCCCTGGTGAACGTGGGGGGGAAGCTGACCCACGCCCGCGACGTGCGCGACTTCTTCGTGGACCTGGTGGAGAAGGtgaggggcaccccaaaaaccacaccCCCAAATTGGAACCCAGAACCCCCCCGGGGACTCCCCTGGAGTGGGACCCCCCCCAGAtccaggtgggtttttggggtccccccaggTGATCGAGCCGTGCCGCTCCGACAAGTGGAGCCCGGGGGACCTGAGGCTCTTCCTGACGCACTACACGGCAGCACCCCGAAACCTGCCGGGGTTCAGGTgagccccaaaacccagaaaccccctAAAACACCCCATAAACTCCCCCTGAACCACCCTAAATCACCCCGAAACTTGCCGGGGTTCAGGTgagccccaaaacccagaaaccccctAAAACACCCCATAACCCCCCCGtaaatcaccccaaatcaccccGAAACCTGCCGGGCTTcaggtgggaccccaaacccaggaactccccaaatctccccccaGGAGCCTTTAGGGGAGCCCCAAAGCCACCTAGAACGGGGCTGGGGGTGGTTTGGAGCTCCGGGGGTGTTCCCTAAAAGCGAGGGATCCCCCAGATCCCATTTgtgccccccaaaaatcccaaaatttaatttctgcccGTTCTGCAGGCACCAAGCGCTGTGGGAGCGCTACATGGCCGCCATCAGCGCCTGCCTGCTGCGCATGTACCACGACTGACCCCaaactgcaccccaaaaatggggacagCCTCAAGAGCTGCACCCCAAACTGCACCCCTGAAACGGACACAGCCCCAAAAACGGCGTCCTGAGGATGCGGCGCccctgggaaaggaaaggatcCAGAACCTGcaatgaccccaaaatgggggtaCCCCAAAAGCTGAAGATACCCCAAAAGCTGCGCTTGGGCAGCCTCCAAATATGGGACCCCAAAAAGGACAGGAAATGTGAAAACCCAACGGGCCGAGGATGGAGcatcagcaccccaaaatttgggtgTTTGGGGAACCTGCAGGAAAGGACCCCAAGCaccaggacaccccaaacctgggacaccccaaatctcgaggagcagcagtggcagcgccccaaaaattgggacattgggaacagGGAGACACCAAAAAAGAGGGGACCCCCAAATCCGGGACTCCCCAAACCAGGGGTGCCCCTCCCGTgtgaccccaaaaattggggtgGGGGTGCAATAAAGAGCCGGAATCGAGGCTGAGGTTGGGCCGTTtgtcggggggggggggggtccccaaaattttgggtttggggtgggaagggcagaatttggggaggggtcccaaaatcTCAGCGGGGTCCCTAAAATCTGGaaatggggagagggagggaggaggccCCAGgttgtggggaggggggaaaagggggggagcactggggtgggggaggggctttCCCGCGCTCCGGGGccaattttggggagggggcggagCTTTTGAgcctgggggcggggccagagctgagcagggtgAGTGAGGCCGCAGGGGCTTCTGGGGGGGGGTCCTGCGGGGGGCTCACACCCCATCCCCCCCCTCTGCGGTGCCCCTGCGGACGCCCCTCCCCCACAAAGAcgcccctccctcccccccggAGCCCAGAGGGGCTTTGGAGGGGGGGAGGATGGATTGGGGGGAGGTCCCGGACCCTCCGGGGGGTCGCGGAGTTGGGGGTGACCCCGTGCCCCCCCCCAGCGCCATGGGCCCCCCCGcgctgctcttcctcctcctcctctcgcTCGGCGCCAGCGTGGCCCCCGCGGCCCCCCCGGACCTGGAGGAACCCGAGGATTACGCGGTGGGGAAGGGGAGATCGGGGGGCGGGGCGTGGGGGGGGGTCCTGACTCCTCCCCAAACCTTcctgcccctcccccaacacctgaaccccctccccaaaaactCCTCGGCCCCTCCCCAAACTTCGGGAGCCgctgtgggggaggggctggggcggggcggggggtcGGGGGGGGTcgggggctggttttgggggggtcgGGGGTGGTTGGGG encodes the following:
- the FIBP gene encoding acidic fibroblast growth factor intracellular-binding protein — encoded protein: MSSDLDVFVGNTTLIDEEVYRLWLDGHSVAEAVARRLRGGVLEREGTSVAVLQSDTRDHYRTFQMLERLLHAPPRLLQQLLFQIPPERQALLVQRYYAFDEALARELLGKKLSKGTKKELDEVSARTGVGIRSCRRQFDNFKRVFKAVEELRGPLAENIQQLFLLPPALARDYAAIVFFANSRFETGKRRLQFLSFGDFAACAQSMMAHWSQGALAPEAADPDGDLPKSFLQDLKELKVLVSDKDLLDQHKSLVCSALRGKISVYNELEANFKALSRALVNVGGKLTHARDVRDFFVDLVEKVIEPCRSDKWSPGDLRLFLTHYTAAPRNLPGFRHQALWERYMAAISACLLRMYHD